In Mycteria americana isolate JAX WOST 10 ecotype Jacksonville Zoo and Gardens chromosome 3, USCA_MyAme_1.0, whole genome shotgun sequence, a single genomic region encodes these proteins:
- the CHRM3 gene encoding muscarinic acetylcholine receptor M3 isoform X1, with product MLTHYQFCFQKRTSQNYTVPDATSRFDVPHWTVLCQRATMIMQNNSSASPLFSNVSSFWKRDSPGPGLLDEAASLIGSYDFPQTTESFPFPTVESTNMSLNATSKDPLGGHAVWQVVLIAFLTGILALVTIIGNILVIVAFKVNKQLKTVNNYFLLSLACADLIIGVISMNLYTTYIIMDHWALGNLACDLWLSIDYVASNASVMNLLVISFDRYFSITRPLTYRAKRTTKRAGVMIGLAWIISFVLWAPAILFWQYFVGERTVPPDECFIQFLSEPIITFGTAIAAFYLPVTIMSILYWRIYKETEKRTKELAGLQASGSEAEAARFVHQTGSSRSCSSYELQRQSMKRSTRRKYRRCHFWLTMKSWEPNADQGDQEHSSSDSWNNNDAAASLENSASSDEEDIAAETRAIYSIVLKLPGHSAILNSTKLPSSEDLHESGDELQKSDTESKEKKPKKLHPPKSVQDGGNFQKSFSKLPIQPGSAETTTASDGISSVTKTSAALPLSFKEATLAKKFALKTRSQITKRKRMSLIKEKKAAQTLSAILFAFIITWTPYNIMVLVNTFCSCIPKTFWNLGYWLCYINSTVNPVCYALCNKTFRNTFKMLLLCQCDKRKRRKQQYQQRQSVIFHKRIPREAS from the coding sequence actATGTCAGAGAGCCACAATGATCATGCAAAATAACAGTTCAGCCTCGCCCCTCTTTTCAAATGTGAGCTCCTTCTGGAAGAGAGATTCACCTGGACCGGGACTCCTGGATGAAGCAGCGTCGCTCATTGGCAGCTATGATTTCCCTCAGACCACAGAGAGTTTTCCCTTCCCCACTGTGGAATCGACAAACATGTCCCTAAATGCCACAAGCAAAGACCCTCTGGGTGGACACGCTGTCTGGCAAGTAGTTTTGATTGCTTTCCTCACTGGGATCCTTGCGCTGGTGACCATCATAGGAAACATCCTAGTGATTGTTGCATTTAAGGTTAACAAACAACTGAAAACGGTCAACAACTACTTCTTGTTGAGTCTTGCGTGTGCAGATTTGATCATCGGTGTTATTTCCATGAATCTTTACACCACATACATCATCATGGACCACTGGGCTTTGGGAAACTTGGCCTGTGATCTTTGGCTCTCCATTGACTATGTCGCCAGTAATGCCTCTGTCATGAATCTCCTTGTCATAAGTTTTGACCGGTATTTTTCCATCACTAGGCCGCTTACGTACAGAGCCAAACGAACAACCAAAAGGGCTGGGGTGATGATTGGTTTAGCATGGATCATCTCTTTTGTTCTTTGGGCTCCTGCCATCTTGTTCTGGCAGTATTTTGTTGGGGAGAGGACTGTACCTCCTGATGAATGTTTCATCCAGTTTCTAAGTGAACCTATCATCACTTTTGGCACTGCCATAGCTGCCTTTTACTTGCCAGTCACCATTATGAGTATTTTGTATTGGAGGATCTACAAGGAGACCGAGAAACGCACCAAAGAGTTAGCAGGGCTACAGGCTTCGGGCAGTGAAGCAGAGGCAGCACGTTTCGTGCACCAGACAGGCAGCTCCCGGAGCTGCAGCAGCTACGAGCTGCAACGGCAGAGCATGAAACGCTCCACCCGAAGGAAGTACAGACGCTGCCACTTCTGGCTCACAATGAAGAGCTGGGAGCCCAATGCAGACCAGGGGGACCAAGAGCACAGCAGCAGCGACAGCTGGAACAACAAtgatgctgctgcctcccttgaaAATTCAGCCTCCTCTGACGAAGAAGACATCGCTGCAGAGACCAGAGCCATCTATTCAATCGTGCTGAAGCTTCCTGGTCACAGCGCCATCCTCAATTCCACAAAACTACCCTCCTCGGAAGATTTGCATGAGTCAGGGGATGAACTGCAGAAATCCGACACGGAGTCGAAggaaaagaaacctaaaaaaCTGCACCCTCCCAAAAGTGTTCAGGACGGTGGAAATTTCCAAAAGAGCTTTTCTAAGCTTCCAATTCAGCCAGGGTCAGCAGAGACAACCACAGCTTCTGATGGCATCTCATCAGTGACCAAGACATCTGCAGCCCTGCCCTTGTCCTTCAAGGAAGCAACCCTGGCAAAAAAGTTTGCCTTGAAGACCAGAAGTCAGATCACAAAGCGAAAACGAATGTCActtatcaaagaaaagaaagcgGCACAGACACTCAGTGCCATTTTGTTTGCCTTCATCATTACCTGGACCCCATATAACATCATGGTTCTGGTGAACACCTTTTGCAGCTGTATCCCCAAAACTTTCTGGAACCTGGGGTACTGGCTTTGCTACATCAATAGCACAGTGAACCCCGTGTGCTATGCACTGTGTAACAAAACGTTCAGAAACACTTTCAAGATGCTACTGCTGTGCCAGTGTGACAAACGAAAACGACGCAAACAGCAGTATCAGCAAAGGCAGTCCGTCATTTTTCATAAGCGGATCCCTAGGGAGGCTTCAtag
- the CHRM3 gene encoding muscarinic acetylcholine receptor M3 isoform X2: MIMQNNSSASPLFSNVSSFWKRDSPGPGLLDEAASLIGSYDFPQTTESFPFPTVESTNMSLNATSKDPLGGHAVWQVVLIAFLTGILALVTIIGNILVIVAFKVNKQLKTVNNYFLLSLACADLIIGVISMNLYTTYIIMDHWALGNLACDLWLSIDYVASNASVMNLLVISFDRYFSITRPLTYRAKRTTKRAGVMIGLAWIISFVLWAPAILFWQYFVGERTVPPDECFIQFLSEPIITFGTAIAAFYLPVTIMSILYWRIYKETEKRTKELAGLQASGSEAEAARFVHQTGSSRSCSSYELQRQSMKRSTRRKYRRCHFWLTMKSWEPNADQGDQEHSSSDSWNNNDAAASLENSASSDEEDIAAETRAIYSIVLKLPGHSAILNSTKLPSSEDLHESGDELQKSDTESKEKKPKKLHPPKSVQDGGNFQKSFSKLPIQPGSAETTTASDGISSVTKTSAALPLSFKEATLAKKFALKTRSQITKRKRMSLIKEKKAAQTLSAILFAFIITWTPYNIMVLVNTFCSCIPKTFWNLGYWLCYINSTVNPVCYALCNKTFRNTFKMLLLCQCDKRKRRKQQYQQRQSVIFHKRIPREAS; the protein is encoded by the coding sequence ATGATCATGCAAAATAACAGTTCAGCCTCGCCCCTCTTTTCAAATGTGAGCTCCTTCTGGAAGAGAGATTCACCTGGACCGGGACTCCTGGATGAAGCAGCGTCGCTCATTGGCAGCTATGATTTCCCTCAGACCACAGAGAGTTTTCCCTTCCCCACTGTGGAATCGACAAACATGTCCCTAAATGCCACAAGCAAAGACCCTCTGGGTGGACACGCTGTCTGGCAAGTAGTTTTGATTGCTTTCCTCACTGGGATCCTTGCGCTGGTGACCATCATAGGAAACATCCTAGTGATTGTTGCATTTAAGGTTAACAAACAACTGAAAACGGTCAACAACTACTTCTTGTTGAGTCTTGCGTGTGCAGATTTGATCATCGGTGTTATTTCCATGAATCTTTACACCACATACATCATCATGGACCACTGGGCTTTGGGAAACTTGGCCTGTGATCTTTGGCTCTCCATTGACTATGTCGCCAGTAATGCCTCTGTCATGAATCTCCTTGTCATAAGTTTTGACCGGTATTTTTCCATCACTAGGCCGCTTACGTACAGAGCCAAACGAACAACCAAAAGGGCTGGGGTGATGATTGGTTTAGCATGGATCATCTCTTTTGTTCTTTGGGCTCCTGCCATCTTGTTCTGGCAGTATTTTGTTGGGGAGAGGACTGTACCTCCTGATGAATGTTTCATCCAGTTTCTAAGTGAACCTATCATCACTTTTGGCACTGCCATAGCTGCCTTTTACTTGCCAGTCACCATTATGAGTATTTTGTATTGGAGGATCTACAAGGAGACCGAGAAACGCACCAAAGAGTTAGCAGGGCTACAGGCTTCGGGCAGTGAAGCAGAGGCAGCACGTTTCGTGCACCAGACAGGCAGCTCCCGGAGCTGCAGCAGCTACGAGCTGCAACGGCAGAGCATGAAACGCTCCACCCGAAGGAAGTACAGACGCTGCCACTTCTGGCTCACAATGAAGAGCTGGGAGCCCAATGCAGACCAGGGGGACCAAGAGCACAGCAGCAGCGACAGCTGGAACAACAAtgatgctgctgcctcccttgaaAATTCAGCCTCCTCTGACGAAGAAGACATCGCTGCAGAGACCAGAGCCATCTATTCAATCGTGCTGAAGCTTCCTGGTCACAGCGCCATCCTCAATTCCACAAAACTACCCTCCTCGGAAGATTTGCATGAGTCAGGGGATGAACTGCAGAAATCCGACACGGAGTCGAAggaaaagaaacctaaaaaaCTGCACCCTCCCAAAAGTGTTCAGGACGGTGGAAATTTCCAAAAGAGCTTTTCTAAGCTTCCAATTCAGCCAGGGTCAGCAGAGACAACCACAGCTTCTGATGGCATCTCATCAGTGACCAAGACATCTGCAGCCCTGCCCTTGTCCTTCAAGGAAGCAACCCTGGCAAAAAAGTTTGCCTTGAAGACCAGAAGTCAGATCACAAAGCGAAAACGAATGTCActtatcaaagaaaagaaagcgGCACAGACACTCAGTGCCATTTTGTTTGCCTTCATCATTACCTGGACCCCATATAACATCATGGTTCTGGTGAACACCTTTTGCAGCTGTATCCCCAAAACTTTCTGGAACCTGGGGTACTGGCTTTGCTACATCAATAGCACAGTGAACCCCGTGTGCTATGCACTGTGTAACAAAACGTTCAGAAACACTTTCAAGATGCTACTGCTGTGCCAGTGTGACAAACGAAAACGACGCAAACAGCAGTATCAGCAAAGGCAGTCCGTCATTTTTCATAAGCGGATCCCTAGGGAGGCTTCAtag